The Podarcis muralis chromosome 14, rPodMur119.hap1.1, whole genome shotgun sequence nucleotide sequence AGTTCAAAAAATTCAGCATTCAGGAATTGGGTGGAGAACAGTTCAGACCCTCCAGATGCTCAGCTGCTGACAGGAAGGTCAATGAAAATCCTTCCAAGGAATATTCCCAGCAAGAAATTGCCAGTTGGTTTCTATATGCTTAGGGCTCAGTCTGAGTTAAGCTGGTCTCTCCCACTTACAGGTGTGAAATTGCCAAAATGCCACAGCAAGGAAGATGGTGTCATTGTCAGTGATGGCTGCAGTGAAGGTCAGGGTGCTTATCTTGCAGCTGAACTTTGTACTGAAACATCACAGACAGTACATCACAGACGGTGATGAAAGGAGTTTCATTACCTTTCAGCGCTGCTTCAAGGACTGGAAATCTGTGACCCTGCAGGTGCTGCTGGATGTCAACCCCCAAAAGCCAGATGGTCAGTGGTCATGcaagctgggagttgtagtccagcaatacctgaaggaccacaggttccccctccctgccttAACCATTTACCATGATTTCCTGTGTGTATTGAAGATAATGATTCCTGCGTCCAATGGAGGGTGCTCTAATCCTTGAAAGCCTTTGCCAAGAATAATTCTAAGGGCTGAATAATTCTAGGAGCTGAAGGATGCCTCcttcagcaactcctgcagctaagaTGGTGcccaacatcttgctctgctATGTAGTCAACTACACTGAGTCagctttactcagagcagacccactaaaGTAGTGAGCCGGTGGTTGTGTAGTGGTCAGTGTCCGACAAGTGTCATCAGCCCAATGCATCCTATGcacccttccttcctcttccttgtcACAGGGTTTCTTCCCGCTTAGCCTCCCAGTCCTGCTCTGCAAAGCTGCCCTGTCTTTTGAGACTGCATGAGGGTGTTAACCCCAGCCAAGCTAGCAATGTCCCTTTCCTTCACAGAAACCAGACTGCAGCATGAGCAGCTGCAAGGCTTCCAACCATGGCATGCTGTCAAACCAACTTAGGCAATCAGTTGCAGAGGCTCCACAGCAACAAACCAACACAGAGCAGATTTACCAAGGCAGGTGGTGCAAAAAAACCTGACTTAAGGCTACCTACACACAAGAAAGAGCTTgtgagaaaaaagcactggattcattgggacttgcttccaagcagACACACCTAGTGTAAGTGTGATAAAAGTGTCCCTTGTGAAAATGGTCCCCCTTCCTCAAGGGAATGAGTCCAAAAAATACCCACAATCCTTTGCTTATGCTTCCTGGGATTCTCAGCCTCTCACTTATTGTCTGGCCTTAGGGAAGCAATAAATGCCATGGCACTGTAACTCCCAAATGGCTTCTACACTTAGAAGTGGGATCAGTTCCAACAGTTAAATCCCAAAGGAGCCAGGGCCCATTTCCTATGGAAAGGcttctattcttttttaaaaagaaatgaaaagaaagaagtcTGGTTGTGAAATACTGATGGGTTCAGGAATTGTCTCCAGGGGAAGCTAGTAAGTTCAAATTCtaatttactgggggggggggaatcttatgTAGGAAACTTATGCCCCActggatgttgctagactccagctgcCACCCCCCTCCAGCTGGCTGATGCTGAGTGGAGTTGTGAGACCGGCAATGTCTGGGAGGCCACAGGAAGCCCAGCCTGGTGCAGAGTTAAGTGGAATAAATATGTCACCCTTGTTACTGGACCAACACCCTGAGACTCCGTGCTTACTCCAAGGGATGCAGAGGATGCTGAACTCTAACTCACATCAggcccagtcaacatggccagtggtcaagggagGGTAGCTGGAGCCCAGCATCATTTGGAGATGTCCATGTTCCTCCCTGTCTCTGCTCTACCATCGATATGGATTGGCAAACCTGCTTGCTCACCATGGAGAGTACATTGTATGGTTCTGTTTTGCATTATTGAGGGTTTTTTCATTGTTTCTATCATCTATTGGATGTTTTTTTATCTTTTGCACACCATTTTCAAGGAATCAGcaacaagcattttaaaataaaataacaataagtgAAAGAATTACATGTTCCTTCCTCATTGGGTTCCAATTCTTTCCTAagaacagccttctccaacctggtgccctcccagaTGTTTATGCTtatagttcccatcagccccattaagaggagctgtagtcccaagCTTCTGGAGAGGGGGCAGGTTGTAGATCGTAAGCCCCTCGGGACCCGACTTCCTCCACTCTGCAAAGCACCATGCGAGCCAATGGTCCTGTAGCAGCAACACACAATAATGTTTCACACACTGTGAGATGCTACAAGGAGGCACCACTACAGACGGCCTCTCACTCGGTTGCTGAACGCAACACCCGAGCCACACCGgttgcctcctcctccccagcagtGCTTTGCCCCTAAGGTGCACTTGGCGGCACCCTCCTGGATGGCTACGCGCTCTGCACTTACCTTTCTGAAGATGGATGATGTCTGGGAAGTTGGAGAGGAGCCCCTGGTACAAGGAAAGCGTGTCCAGCATGAGGAACAGGTCGTTCTTGGGCTGCTCAGCAAACATCTCCCCCACGGCCTCGTAGGTCTTGCCCGTGTGCGAGAGGGCACCGTTGAGCGCACTGAAGCTGTAGGGAGGGTCCATCTGGAAGGACTGGCTCACAGCCTGAAAGGCGTTGCCCAGCTTCTGGAACTCTTTGCGGAAGCCGCCCAGGTGCTTCCGCACCAGCTCAGAAGCCACATTGGTCAGCTGCAGCACACTGTCGTCCATCTTCTTGCTGAAGGCCTTGAACGTGTCCACTCTGTCCTCCACGTCCTGCAAATCCTGGTGCTCCGTCGGGATCTGCAGGGTCAGCAGGAAGCTGGCgcccaccatctcatccttctCTGCCCGGCGCTTCCCCAGCTTCCACTGCTTGTCATCGCCACAGGTGAGGAAGTGCTGGAAGCCCTCGTACTGCGACAGCGTCGGGTGGCTGGTCATGTGGTCCATCCACAAGATCAGCCGCCGCTTGCGCTTCTCAATGAAGTCCTCCTCAAAGCGCCCCGTGGCCTGCTTCTCGGGCAGGTGGGGCACAGAGACGACGGTGAACTTGTGCAGCAGCCGGTTGTACAGCCAGTCAAAGTGTTTGTACCGCCGGTAGACTGGCGAGTTGGTGCTGCTGGGCGTCAGCCGGTAGGAGATGTAGCTCTTGATGCCTTTGAACTTGGTCTGTTTGGTGGGATCCTCCACGGAGCAGACCAGAGGGTGCGGACTGGGCCTCCACTGGGGCCCACTGGGGCCCATGTCAATATAGTAGGTCTCTGAGATCTTAGACATCATGGGGACGTCGCCCAAGATGAAGGCCTCCACCCCAGACCGGACAAAGCAAGAGAAGCGGTTGAGGTTCCTCCCCACCACGCTGCCCCTCTTGGAAGACCCAATGCTGTCCTGCCTCTCCAAGGAAGGCTTGGGCCGGTAGCCCATATTGTACGGCCCAGGGTAAGACGGGGACGGGTGCCCGTTGGTGCCAGGCCTGCTCCTGGGCTCCTCCACCACAGTGCTGCCGTCATCCCACTCATCCCAGTCATCGTCATCGTCATCTTCGAAGCTGCCCTGGTGGGAGACACTGGTGTTGGACGGGGTCCCATAGCAGGAGGAGCCATTTCCAGGGGACCTGGCTGGGCTGCTGGAATAGTCTGAGTAAGTCGAGGCTGTCCTGGAGCGAAGGATCTCTACGTAGGACGCGGGAAAGAGGCCTGTCTCGCCACGGCTATTGGTCCCCTGCAACCACCCGTCCAACGAGTTCTCACTGAAGATGACCAGCTCTTCATTCTCCTCGATGCTGATCTCCTCCTTGTTTTCGCTGCGGAAGCTGTAGAGAGCTCTGGCTTTCATTGCCATGGCTCCTCACTGTGGCACAACCCGCTGCTGACACAAAAAGGTCTCCCCACCACAAGCACTGCCGTTGTTCCTTGAATACTTACGTCCCTACTTAAGCACAGCATTTGCCATGTGCCTTAAAATATGAAACACTTTTGCGAAATCAAAGGGGTTTCATAGACTTTCCCGGAAAAGACCAAAAcaatttgtctctttcttcagaaTCAGTCCTGAGGTTTATGAGGTCCAACAAGTCGGCAGGCCCTGGTCAAGGGTGACCCGCTCAGGGCAAAGGAAGCAGCATTGTCAACCCCTGCCCCCCTTTCAGGTTATACAGGACTTGGTCAGATCCATGAATAATTTAGAAAACTGTCAGTCCTGTGTTGATTTTATCTTGCAAACAAGTTATTCCTGAACCAAACCTGAGGTATCCATAAAAGTTAGCAGTCTCGAATTAGGTGAGTGATATCCAAGATAGGGCTTTTGTAAAGAAAGTTTATCTTTCAAAatgtatgtatatttttaaaattaaataattttgCTCAATTTCATCTGAAAGTAAATCCAGCGTAATACACGATCATGGTGCTGGGGGAAAAACGCCTTCAAGAAGAATTAAAAAAGAACAACTGAAAAAACCCTACTGTTGTTATTACAGATTGAAAATGTTTTGCAAGCCTTTGCAAGCCTTTTGGGTCTGATTCGAAATCCACAACcctccagaggggggggggggattaaaagtGCAAGTCCATCCAAAACTGAATGGGCCACGCCTTTAGTCCTCAGAATAACACAAACATGCCCAGCCCCTCCTATTTCAACAGGGCAGGCAGAGAGTTCAAGAGGACTTGTTGATGTCTTTTGCCAGGAGGGAAGAAAATGAAATAGAAACCAGAAGTAGTAGTTTGCTGCTTTGCAGGCCTTGGGAGGGCGAAAAGGCAGGAGGATTCCACGCAGCAACGTGattttcttgccccccccccccagctctccaaATAGATCTCCTCGCTTCCAGGGATTCCGCTCCGCCAGCTGAGCGTTAAATCCCTTCAAGGCCGCAGGTGCCTTTTGCTCGGGACTCCTTCAGAGCGGATCCCGCCAGCCTCGTCCGAGGGGTCTCCTGTTTCTTGCGCGGAGAGAAAGGGGCGCTGCGAAAGAGCGGGGCAGGAAAGTCCTTCGCGCGAGGCGGTCGCCGCTTCCCGGCGCCTGCGGAGTCCAAGTGTCAAGGGCAGCCTCCGGGCGGGCGAGCGCGGGTTCCGTCCCGCCGCGCAAGGGGAGGCCGAGCGCCGAAAGTTTCCGCGGAGTTGCTGCGACGGAGCCCGGCTGGTTGAGCCGAGAGCAGGATCCGGGCCAACGGGAGCCACTTCCGCCGGGAACGAGGCCGGGGCTGCGGGGAGGCGGAGCAGCCCTCGCCCGGCCCCCCGGCGGCCCTGGTCCGCGAGGCTGCCTCAAGCCCCGAAGGTCCCCGCGGCCTCCGCCTTCTCGTCGGGGGCGCAGCGCTGCTCTCGCGGCCCGGTCGCGCTCCGTGACGCGCGCCAGCAGCCGGGCAGCCTCGGAAGTTTGGGGCGCCGGCTGGCCGCCGCGAACACGCGCGCACGCTCCCGCCCAGCCGCGACCCAGAGCCGCCCCGGCAGGCAGCGAGGACCGCGGCTGCCCTCTGCAGCCCGCTGCCGGAGCCGCGCCCGCTCTCCCGGGGAAGCTCGGCAGGCTCCTGCAAGTCCACGTCACGCGGACTTCAAGAAAAACGAAAACACCGCCTCTTGTTTGTCTTCTGAGCCAGCTGAGAGCTGCGAGTTGTATTTCGCAAGCTGTGCTCTACAGACCACCGGGGGCCTGAGCTTTGTTCAGGTGACCCACGGCTATCTTTAAGAAAAAGTGGTCCTCCAGCACCCTCACTGACCACTGACTTAGCTGGTATGGAGACTCCAGCTTTTCAGTTTTGCTTTTAAGTTATTCCAGCCAATTAACACAGACTTTGCTTAGGAATTACATGGGATGGGAACATTTAATTGAAAGCAGTCATTTAAATTGTGCTCCCTGTGGTTTTCTATGCACAGGGAATGAGTGAAATATGGAGGGGCACGCatgtctttcatttgcttgtgcaCCTGCAGTCCAAACACTGAATGATTGCATCAGTGAAAGGCCTGGAGTGAACGTTGCACCCCAGTTCTCAATGCACACCAGAAAATCCTGCACTTATTTTGAAGTTCCACTGAATACTGTGTTAAGATTGTAGCTGTACAGCCTGATCCTGTTTGTTAGTGGTACTCACTGCCCTGTTGTGCTTACGTCTACGTAACCATGTTACCTAGAACAATACTTCTATCCTATACGGATTTCAGGCTCACTTGAAGTATTGTTTATTTAagtggaatttgcttccaagGAAATGCATTTTAGAGATTCAGGTCAGACTGGCTTGGTGCATGCTAATCCTATATGCAAAGAACTGATGCGCCAAGGGTGGCTCCTTGTGTAGACAAAATGGCACCCCTCCCACATAAGAAGGAGACATcagcaagctggggggggggggcagacaccaAGGtctacaaaatacaaaacaaaaaacaccctacCAGAGTAATCCAATGTACGTCTTCTCATAAGGaagtcctactgtgttcagtGTGGCTTGCTCCCAAATTAGTGTGCAGGTCAGAGAACGGGTTGCAGTCTAAGGAAAGGGCATGAGGggataaaaaaaccaaccccatgaGGAATGAGCATACTCAGTGGGCATGGATTGCTTACTGAATAATGGGAGGGCCCCAAAGAAGACTGGTGGGTGGAATGGAGCACCCTGGAAAGGGGCATAGCTGGCACCCTGAGCAAGAGCACTCTGCGCTGCAACATTGTGCTGCAGGTTTTATCCCACCCTGTAATGCTGATGAAGAGCTGAtgctcttcctgctgcccctttccccttatggcagttgtgggtatctgaagaagtgtgcatgcacatgaaagcccataccaataacaaacttagttggtctctaaggtgctactggaaggaattctttttttgtttgttttgactacggcagaccaacacggctaggCAATTGTGAGAGGTAGTCTAGGCCATGAGAGAGAGAATGACGGGCCCAGGCAAGCTCTCTGACAGAATGGGGATTTAAACCCAAACCTCCCAGGTTAGGGGTTAAATCCAAAgagagtcctactcagagtagacccaatgaaattaatgggtgtgcagattaatttcaatgagtctgctgTGAGGGGCAATAACTTGATACTCACCTCCATCCATTGCAGTCTGTTGCAGTAAATATGATTATCAGAATTGATTTGCAGCTCTCATTTATAGCTATTTTAGATTACAATCCCATCAGGAAAGACTGCTGCCCCCAGGGACTTTATCAAGGGCCATATGCATGGATAGTGCAGTATAAATGacgcaataaaaataataaggtcCACAATGCCAGTCAGGAAGGTCACATGTGGATGCCTGCAAAAGCacgtttcttttttttaaaagatatttattaaagttttcaaatttaatacaatcaaaaagaatcaaaaagaaaaaagcaaaaaagtttaaaaacacataaggtTCACAATacctatttttcaataacatatttcactgacttcctcatacctccccttcttgtattccacttcaaattgttagttcagcaaatccttatccataaATTTAACCTGTTTCTATACCCCTTTCCCCCCCATATCACATTACAGCTATGAAccccttaatttctatccaacatcattcaacactcattaattttgcaatatttccgtAAATAGTCCtagaatttcttccaatcttcttccgccgactcttctccctggtctcggatcctgccagtcatttctgccaatcccatacaatcgatcatcttcatctgccattcttccagagtgggtaaatcttgcaccttccagtactttgcgataagtattcttgcagctgttgtagcatacataaagaaagttctatccttctttgacaccaattggccgaccatgcccaagagaaaggcctctggtttcttcaggaaggtatatttaaatacctttttcagttcattatagatcatttcccagaaagccttaatcttagggcacgtccaccaaaggtgaaagaatgtaccttcattttctttacatttccagcatttattatcgggcaaatggtaaatttttgcaagcttgactggagtcatgtaccactgatatatatcatttttataatattttctcttaaggcattacatgccataaatttcataccggtggaccacaactgctcccagtcagcaaacataatgttatgtcccacatcttgtgcccatttaatcatagcagatttaaccatctcgtcctgagtattccatttcagcagcaagttatacatttttgacaaaatcttagttttggattctaacagttctgtttccaatttagatttttccacctggaagccgacTTTCTTATCTATattgtaagcctccattatctgatagtaATGAATGGATCCAAAATagtaatggatccaaatggtttctagagagtggtaggggatgctttatcccatgttgatggcctttcagccgattccctggtgccacgctggaatgtggagttaaccagggctattgactgtttggctccgaagcgccctctccgattgcatggagcccggacagccccgtggttttccacagatctgagggcaatgaaacaatcgttgagacggctagagcgccggtggcggataactcattctgaatctgaccggacacaggttagagctcaacgtcgagcctagcAAGTggtgatagcgacggcgaagaaaaatttcttcactgcctctattgcatctgcagaaaacagcagcaggagactttttcaggtggttcacaatttagcggaaccacctgcaacatcggggcccagtacgggccacatgttctcctgcaatgattttgcaaagttttttgcagataaaatcgctcagattcgggaagaagtagactccaccgtgggagcagggccggggcgggagagtgctagagttctgtctagtcaagttgagtaggatcaattccaatctgttaccgccgaggatgtggacaggctgcttggacgagtgaaaccaaccacctgtctcctggatccttgcccatcctggcttataaaagctagccgggaaggactgggcgatgggcttcgtggggtggtgaatgcttccctccgtgagggagccttcccagacccgctgaaagaggcggttattaaaccgcttcttaaaaaaccatctttagatgcagccaatatggccaactatcgcccagtctcaaatcttccattcctgggcaaggtgattgagcgagcggttgccgaacaactccaggcacgcctggaagaagcggaccatttggatcccttccagtcgggattcaggcctcatcatgggactgaaactgccttggtcgcactggttgatgatctccggcgggctagggacaaaggtgagagctgtttcctagttctgctggatctctcagcggcgtttgataccatcgaccatagcatccttctggaccgtcttggggggctgggagctgggggcactgtcatacagtggttccgctccttcctcctgggccgtgttcagaaagtggtggtgggggatgagtgttcagacccctgggctctcacttgtggggtgcctcagggttctgtcctctcccccatgcttttcaacatttacatgcagccgctgggagagatcatcaggaggtttgggctgggtgttcatcagtatgccgatgatacccagctctacctctcttttaaatcagaaccagtgaaggcggtgaaggtcctgcgtgagtgtctggaggcggttggaggatggatggcggctaacagattgaggttgaatcctgacaagacagaagtactgtttttgggggacaggaggcgggcaggtgtggaggattccctggtcctgaatggggtaactgtgcccctgaaggaccaggtgcgcagtctgggagtcattttggactcacagctgtccatggaggcacaggtcaaatctgtgtccagggcagctgtttaccagctccatctggtacgtaggctgagaccctatctgcctgcggactgtctcgccagagtggtgcatgctctggttatctcccgcttggactactgcaatgcactctacgtggggctacctttgaaggtgactcggaaactacaactaatccagaatgcggcagctagactggtgactgggggcggccgccgagaccatataacaccggtcttgaaagacctacattggctcccagtacgtttccgagcacaattcaaagtgttggtgctgacctttaaagccctaaacggcgtcggtccagtatacctgaaggagcgtctccacgcccatcaatctgcccggacgctgaggtctagcgccgagggccttctggcagttccctcattgcgagaagcaaagctacagggaactaggcagagggccttttcggtagtggcgcccgccctgtggaacacccttccagcagatgtcaaagcgataaacaactacctgacattcagaagacatcttaaggcagccctgttcagggaagtttttaacgtgtgattttattgtatttttggtttttatggaagccgcccagagtggctggggaggcccagccagatgggcggggtataaataataaattattattattattattattattattattattattattaatgaagccaatctcgcactttg carries:
- the SNX33 gene encoding sorting nexin-33 isoform X3, producing MAMKARALYSFRSENKEEISIEENEELVIFSENSLDGWLQGTNSRGETGLFPASYVEILRSRTASTYSDYSSSPARSPGNGSSCYGTPSNTSVSHQGSFEDDDDDDWDEWDDGSTVVEEPRSRPGTNGHPSPSYPGPYNMGYRPKPSLERQDSIGSSKRGSVVGRNLNRFSCFVRSGVEAFILGDVPMMSKISETYYIDMGPSGPQWRPSPHPLVCSVEDPTKQTKFKGIKSYISYRLTPSSTNSPVYRRYKHFDWLYNRLLHKFTVVSVPHLPEKQATGRFEEDFIEKRKRRLILWMDHMTSHPTLSQYEGFQHFLTCGDDKQWKLGKRRAEKDEMVGASFLLTLQIPTEHQDLQDVEDRVDTFKAFSKKMDDSVLQLTNVASELVRKHLGGFRKEFQKLGNAFQAVSQSFQMDPPYSFSALNGALSHTGKTYEAVGEMFAEQPKNDLFLMLDTLSLYQGLLSNFPDIIHLQKGGGIGKQEVLDKQELLEHMECLCQGEGEPEDERRGEDGPGGGRRDPQALPRGGLCLAGGDEPFP
- the SNX33 gene encoding sorting nexin-33 isoform X2, which translates into the protein MAMKARALYSFRSENKEEISIEENEELVIFSENSLDGWLQGTNSRGETGLFPASYVEILRSRTASTYSDYSSSPARSPGNGSSCYGTPSNTSVSHQGSFEDDDDDDWDEWDDGSTVVEEPRSRPGTNGHPSPSYPGPYNMGYRPKPSLERQDSIGSSKRGSVVGRNLNRFSCFVRSGVEAFILGDVPMMSKISETYYIDMGPSGPQWRPSPHPLVCSVEDPTKQTKFKGIKSYISYRLTPSSTNSPVYRRYKHFDWLYNRLLHKFTVVSVPHLPEKQATGRFEEDFIEKRKRRLILWMDHMTSHPTLSQYEGFQHFLTCGDDKQWKLGKRRAEKDEMVGASFLLTLQIPTEHQDLQDVEDRVDTFKAFSKKMDDSVLQLTNVASELVRKHLGGFRKEFQKLGNAFQAVSQSFQMDPPYSFSALNGALSHTGKTYEAVGEMFAEQPKNDLFLMLDTLSLYQGLLSNFPDIIHLQKGAFAKVKESQRMSDEGKMDQEEADGIRKRCRVVGFALQAEMNHFHERRILDFKRMMQSYLKQQIIFYQRVSQQLEKTLRMYDSL
- the SNX33 gene encoding sorting nexin-33 isoform X1, with the protein product MAMKARALYSFRSENKEEISIEENEELVIFSENSLDGWLQGTNSRGETGLFPASYVEILRSRTASTYSDYSSSPARSPGNGSSCYGTPSNTSVSHQGSFEDDDDDDWDEWDDGSTVVEEPRSRPGTNGHPSPSYPGPYNMGYRPKPSLERQDSIGSSKRGSVVGRNLNRFSCFVRSGVEAFILGDVPMMSKISETYYIDMGPSGPQWRPSPHPLVCSVEDPTKQTKFKGIKSYISYRLTPSSTNSPVYRRYKHFDWLYNRLLHKFTVVSVPHLPEKQATGRFEEDFIEKRKRRLILWMDHMTSHPTLSQYEGFQHFLTCGDDKQWKLGKRRAEKDEMVGASFLLTLQIPTEHQDLQDVEDRVDTFKAFSKKMDDSVLQLTNVASELVRKHLGGFRKEFQKLGNAFQAVSQSFQMDPPYSFSALNGALSHTGKTYEAVGEMFAEQPKNDLFLMLDTLSLYQGLLSNFPDIIHLQKGLVPSTLSVMAWESDSEAEPEESQPAQESPPPGPAELGEGLDPEAPAPVPDPQEQAPGESTLAPEAIEDALPTGAPLPALSGESESSPGSSNPPASPELQRLRAERRKELVSPSRSARLKARRGGSPGGQDRPWPQR
- the SNX33 gene encoding sorting nexin-33 isoform X5, yielding MAMKARALYSFRSENKEEISIEENEELVIFSENSLDGWLQGTNSRGETGLFPASYVEILRSRTASTYSDYSSSPARSPGNGSSCYGTPSNTSVSHQGSFEDDDDDDWDEWDDGSTVVEEPRSRPGTNGHPSPSYPGPYNMGYRPKPSLERQDSIGSSKRGSVVGRNLNRFSCFVRSGVEAFILGDVPMMSKISETYYIDMGPSGPQWRPSPHPLVCSVEDPTKQTKFKGIKSYISYRLTPSSTNSPVYRRYKHFDWLYNRLLHKFTVVSVPHLPEKQATGRFEEDFIEKRKRRLILWMDHMTSHPTLSQYEGFQHFLTCGDDKQWKLGKRRAEKDEMVGASFLLTLQIPTEHQDLQDVEDRVDTFKAFSKKMDDSVLQLTNVASELVRKHLGGFRKEFQKLGNAFQAVSQSFQMDPPYSFSALNGALSHTGKTYEAVGEMFAEQPKNDLFLMLDTLSLYQGLLSNFPDIIHLQKGLRRDPPQSLKRMSMSPKSRNKVFKSCKKEKISRAPK
- the SNX33 gene encoding sorting nexin-33 isoform X8; protein product: MAMKARALYSFRSENKEEISIEENEELVIFSENSLDGWLQGTNSRGETGLFPASYVEILRSRTASTYSDYSSSPARSPGNGSSCYGTPSNTSVSHQGSFEDDDDDDWDEWDDGSTVVEEPRSRPGTNGHPSPSYPGPYNMGYRPKPSLERQDSIGSSKRGSVVGRNLNRFSCFVRSGVEAFILGDVPMMSKISETYYIDMGPSGPQWRPSPHPLVCSVEDPTKQTKFKGIKSYISYRLTPSSTNSPVYRRYKHFDWLYNRLLHKFTVVSVPHLPEKQATGRFEEDFIEKRKRRLILWMDHMTSHPTLSQYEGFQHFLTCGDDKQWKLGKRRAEKDEMVGASFLLTLQIPTEHQDLQDVEDRVDTFKAFSKKMDDSVLQLTNVASELVRKHLGGFRKEFQKLGNAFQAVSQSFQMDPPYSFSALNGALSHTGKTYEAVGEMFAEQPKNDLFLMLDTLSLYQGLLSNFPDIIHLQKEWSCEDS
- the SNX33 gene encoding sorting nexin-33 isoform X6, producing MAMKARALYSFRSENKEEISIEENEELVIFSENSLDGWLQGTNSRGETGLFPASYVEILRSRTASTYSDYSSSPARSPGNGSSCYGTPSNTSVSHQGSFEDDDDDDWDEWDDGSTVVEEPRSRPGTNGHPSPSYPGPYNMGYRPKPSLERQDSIGSSKRGSVVGRNLNRFSCFVRSGVEAFILGDVPMMSKISETYYIDMGPSGPQWRPSPHPLVCSVEDPTKQTKFKGIKSYISYRLTPSSTNSPVYRRYKHFDWLYNRLLHKFTVVSVPHLPEKQATGRFEEDFIEKRKRRLILWMDHMTSHPTLSQYEGFQHFLTCGDDKQWKLGKRRAEKDEMVGASFLLTLQIPTEHQDLQDVEDRVDTFKAFSKKMDDSVLQLTNVASELVRKHLGGFRKEFQKLGNAFQAVSQSFQMDPPYSFSALNGALSHTGKTYEAVGEMFAEQPKNDLFLMLDTLSLYQGLLSNFPDIIHLQKGPLARMVLCRVEEVGSRGAYDLQPAPSPEAWDYSSS
- the SNX33 gene encoding sorting nexin-33 isoform X7, with the protein product MAMKARALYSFRSENKEEISIEENEELVIFSENSLDGWLQGTNSRGETGLFPASYVEILRSRTASTYSDYSSSPARSPGNGSSCYGTPSNTSVSHQGSFEDDDDDDWDEWDDGSTVVEEPRSRPGTNGHPSPSYPGPYNMGYRPKPSLERQDSIGSSKRGSVVGRNLNRFSCFVRSGVEAFILGDVPMMSKISETYYIDMGPSGPQWRPSPHPLVCSVEDPTKQTKFKGIKSYISYRLTPSSTNSPVYRRYKHFDWLYNRLLHKFTVVSVPHLPEKQATGRFEEDFIEKRKRRLILWMDHMTSHPTLSQYEGFQHFLTCGDDKQWKLGKRRAEKDEMVGASFLLTLQIPTEHQDLQDVEDRVDTFKAFSKKMDDSVLQLTNVASELVRKHLGGFRKEFQKLGNAFQAVSQSFQMDPPYSFSALNGALSHTGKTYEAVGEMFAEQPKNDLFLMLDTLSLYQGLLSNFPDIIHLQKVSNYSRKWHRPCGTSSHQMSKRKITTKLLEDI
- the SNX33 gene encoding sorting nexin-33 isoform X4, with protein sequence MAMKARALYSFRSENKEEISIEENEELVIFSENSLDGWLQGTNSRGETGLFPASYVEILRSRTASTYSDYSSSPARSPGNGSSCYGTPSNTSVSHQGSFEDDDDDDWDEWDDGSTVVEEPRSRPGTNGHPSPSYPGPYNMGYRPKPSLERQDSIGSSKRGSVVGRNLNRFSCFVRSGVEAFILGDVPMMSKISETYYIDMGPSGPQWRPSPHPLVCSVEDPTKQTKFKGIKSYISYRLTPSSTNSPVYRRYKHFDWLYNRLLHKFTVVSVPHLPEKQATGRFEEDFIEKRKRRLILWMDHMTSHPTLSQYEGFQHFLTCGDDKQWKLGKRRAEKDEMVGASFLLTLQIPTEHQDLQDVEDRVDTFKAFSKKMDDSVLQLTNVASELVRKHLGGFRKEFQKLGNAFQAVSQSFQMDPPYSFSALNGALSHTGKTYEAVGEMFAEQPKNDLFLMLDTLSLYQGLLSNFPDIIHLQKVGSGTKEEEGDWQGHPSDQMQSEGRELGVCWGQSLTWGQEIPRENTEHNKVRN